Proteins from one Panicum virgatum strain AP13 chromosome 7K, P.virgatum_v5, whole genome shotgun sequence genomic window:
- the LOC120640002 gene encoding uncharacterized protein LOC120640002, whose amino-acid sequence MDDYVVEVCKLENKFARLEIHHVIRDNNVGSDILSKLGSTQAQVSAGVFVQELHHPSIKTTEPPTADPAPADASREVMMLDVDWRVDIINYILNEKLPTDKTEAVRIAGRSKGYVLVGRKLYKRGPHLVVLMKCIPREEGQALC is encoded by the coding sequence ATGGATGACTATGTTGTGGAAGTCTGTAAGCTAGAGAACAAATTCGCCAGACTAGAGATCCACCACGTCATACGTGACAACAACGTGGGATCCGACATACTCTCCAAACTGGGATCTACTCAAGCTCAAGTCTCGGCTGGTGTATTTGTACAAGAACTACACCACCCATCCATTAAAACAACTGAGCCACCAACGGCCGACCCTGCTCCAGCAGATGCAAGTCGGGAGGTCATGATGCTCGATGTGGACTGGAGGGTAGACATCATCAACTACATTCTCAACGAGAAGCTGCCAACCGACAAGACTGAGGCAGTAAGAATTGCCGGACGAAGCAAAGGCTATGTTCTGGTTGGTAGAAAGCTCTACAAAAGAGGACCCCACTTAGTTGTGCTCATGAAGTGCATTCCTCGTGAAGAGGGACAAGCTCTGTGTTGA
- the LOC120640511 gene encoding NADH dehydrogenase [ubiquinone] 1 alpha subcomplex subunit 2-like: MAWRGILSRSVKEIRVLFCQSSPASAAAREFVKKNYGDIKSRNPSLPFLVRECSGVQPQLWARYEMGVERCVNLDGLTEAQIDKKLEELAKAGESAKAK; this comes from the exons atggcgtggcgtGGCATCCTGTCCCGGAGCGTGAAGGAGATCCGCGTCCTCTTCTGCCAGTCCTccccggccagcgccgccgccag GGAGTTCGTGAAGAAGAACTACGGGGATATCAAGTCGCGCAACCCCTCGCTCCCCTTCCTCGTGCGTGAGTGCTCCGGCGTCCAGCCCCAGCTCTGGGCGCGATACG AAATGGGTGTGGAGAGATGCGTAAACTTGGATGGCCTGACGGAAGCGCAGATTGATAAGAAGCTGGAGGAGCTCGCCAAGGCGGGAGAGTCTGCCAAAGCCAAGTAA